A single window of Gossypium arboreum isolate Shixiya-1 chromosome 13, ASM2569848v2, whole genome shotgun sequence DNA harbors:
- the LOC108463311 gene encoding cytochrome P450 85A-like, with product MAVLVVVIVACLGFCICLALLKWNEIRYSRRKGLPPGTMGWPVLGETTEFLKHGPCFMKKQRAKYGSLFKTHILGCPTVVSMDPELNRYILMNEGKGLVPGYPQSMLDILGKRNIAAVHGAAHKRIRGSLLSLIGPHVIKDELLPKIGNFMTSFLENWNGKTIDIQETTNEMALLISFKQIVEKAPSSLYEIFKPEFDKLLVGTISLPINMPGTSYHLGFQGRKRIVKMLKQIMEQRRASSIAYDDMLYCLLHSKDSKYNLSDEEIIDQIITILYSGYETVSTTSMMAVKYLHDHPKALEELREEHLEIRKTKKPGEAVHWDDYKSMSFTRAVIFETSRLATVVNGLLRKTTEDMVLNGFTIPKGWKIYVYTREINYDPFLYPEPLTFNPWRWLGKNLESHNYCFIFGGGSRLCPGKELGLLQVSIFLHYFVTSYRWEEVGRNEIHQFPRVEAPKGLHIRISNYHA from the exons ATGGCAGTCTTGGTGGTGGTAATAGTGGCTTGCTTGGGGTTTTGCATCTGCTTGGCTCTGTTGAAATGGAACGAGATAAGATATAGTAGAAGAAAAGGGTTGCCACCAGGGACCATGGGTTGGCCAGTTTTGGGTGAGACCACTGAGTTTCTCAAGCATGGACCATGTTTCATGAAAAAGCAGAGAGCAAA GTATGGGAGTTTATTCAAGACACACATACTGGGGTGTCCCACTGTTGTTTCCATGGACCCTGAGCTCAACAGGTACATCCTCATGAATGAAGGTAAAGGGCTGGTTCCTGGCTACCCTCAATCCATGCTCGATATACTAGGGAAACGCAACATTGCAGCCGTGCATGGTGCCGCTCACAAGCGTATCAGAGGCTCATTGCTGTCTCTTATTGGCCCTCATGTTATCAAAGATGAACTGCTGCCAAAGATTGGCAACTTCATGACATCTTTCCTTGAAAACTGGAATGGAAAAACCATTGACATCCAAGAAACAACCAATGAG ATGGCATTGTTGATATCATTCAAGCAAATTGTTGAAAAGGCACCAAGTTCACTATATGAGATTTTCAAACCAGAGTTTGATAAATTATTAGTAGGGACAATTTCACTGCCTATAAACATGCCAGGGACAAGTTACCATCTTGGTTTCCAG GGAAGGAAAAGAATTGTAAAGATGTTGAAACAGATTATGGAACAAAGAAGAGCTTCTTCAATAGCCTATGATGACATGCTGTATTGCCTCCTCCATAGCAAGGACTCAAAGTACAATCTCAGTGATGAGGAGATAATTGATCAGATTATTACTATACTGTACTCAGGTTATGAAACCGTGTCGACGACTTCGATGATGGCCGTCAAGTACCTCCATGATCATCCTAAAGCACTTGAAGAACTAAGA GAAGAACATTTGGAAATCCGAAAAACGAAGAAACCAGGAGAGGCAGTTCATTGGGATGATTACAAGTCTATGAGCTTCACTCGTGCT GTAATATTTGAAACCTCAAGGTTAGCCACAGTTGTTAATGGGTTACTGAGGAAGACAACAGAAGATATGGTATTGAATG GGTTTACCATTCCCAAAGGGTGGAAAATATATGTTTATACGAGGGAAATAAACTATGATCCATTCCTCTATCCAGAGCCATTAACCTTCAATCCATGGAGATGGCTA GGTAAGAACTTGGAGTCTCACAATTACTGTTTCATATTTGGAGGAGGCAGCAGGCTTTGCCCCGGAAAGGAATTGGGCTTGCTCCAAGTTTCTATATTCCTTCACTATTTTGTTACCAGTTACAG GTGGGAGGAAGTTGGTAGAAATGAAATCCATCAATTCCCAAGAGTTGAAGCACCAAAGGGACTGCATATTAGGATATCAAACTACCATGCATGA
- the LOC108461695 gene encoding UDP-arabinopyranose mutase 1-like has protein sequence MATAPSAKLTPLLKDELDIVIPTIRNLDFLEMWRPFFEQYHLIIVQDGDPSKKIRVPDGFDYQLYNRNDVNRILGSKASCISFKDSACRCFGYLVSKKKYIFTIDDDCFVAKDPSGKEINALEQHIKNLLTPSTTHFFNTLYDPYREGADFVRGYPFSLREGVPTAVSHGLWLNIPDYDAPTQLVKPLERNTRYVDAVMTVPKGTLFPMCGMNLAFDRELIGPAMYFGLMGDGQPIGRYDDMWAGWCMKVICDHLGLGVKTGLPYIWHSKASNPFVNLKKEYKGIFWQEKAIPFFQSVSLPKECSSVEKCYLALAGEVKSKLGEVDPYFINLADAMVTWIEAWNMVNSPGEKPALTSLPNATSKK, from the exons ATGGCAACAGCTCCTTCAGCCAAACTCACACCGCTCTTGAAAGATGAGCTCGACATAGTGATCCCCACCATTCGAAACCTCGATTTCTTGGAGATGTGGAGACCCTTTTTCGAGCAATACCATTTGATTATCGTTCAAGATGGTGATCCATCCAAGAAAATCAGGGTTCCCGATGGCTTTGATTACCAACTTTATAACAGGAACGACGTTAACAGGATCTTGGGTTCCAAGGCTTCTTGCATTTCCTTCAAGGACTCTGCTTGTAGATGCTTTGGTTACCTTGTTTCCAAGAAAAAATACATCTTCACCATTGATGATGATTGTTTT gtTGCCAAAGACCCATCCGGGAAGGAAATCAATGCGCTTGAGCAGCACATTAAGAACCTGTTAACACCATCCACAACCCATTTCTTTAACACACTCTATGATCCATACAGGGAAGGTGCGGACTTTGTTCGTGGTTACCCTTTCAGTCTCCGAGAAGGTGTCCCCACTGCTGTTTCCCATGGCCTGTGGCTCAACATCCCTGACTATGATGCCCCAACCCAACTTGTCAAGCCTCTTGAGAGAAATACTAG GTATGTTGATGCAGTGATGACAGTTCCAAAGGGAACTCTTTTCCCTATGTGTGGTATGAATCTGGCATTCGATCGGGAACTCATCGGACCGGCAATGTATTTCGGACTCATGGGTGACGGACAACCGATTGGTCGATATGACGATATGTGGGCTGGCTGGTGCATGAAG GTTATATGTGACCATTTGGGATTGGGGGTGAAGACTGGGCTACCATACATATGGCACAGCAAAGCAAGCAACCCATTTGTGAACCTTAAAAAGGAGTACAAAGGCATATTCTGGCAAGAAAAAGCAATCCCATTCTTCCAATCAGTTTCACTTCCAAAGGAGTGCAGCAGTGTTGAAAAATGTTACCTTGCACTTGCGGGCGAGGTGAAGTCTAAGCTTGGTGAAGTGGATCCTTACTTCATAAATCTAGCTGATGCCATGGTTACTTGGATTGAAGCTTGGAATATGGTCAATTCTCCTGGAGAAAAGCCTGCATTGACTTCTTTACCCAACGCCACTTCTAAAAAGTAA